The Raphanus sativus cultivar WK10039 chromosome 2, ASM80110v3, whole genome shotgun sequence genome includes a region encoding these proteins:
- the LOC130508346 gene encoding cytochrome P450 81Q32-like, whose translation MMTGKRFSEEDEGEKEKISSEFRELVVEILELSAADNPADFLPALRWYDYKGYIKRAKRVGEKMDSLLQGFLDEHRANRGRMEFKNTMIAHLLDSQEKEPHYYNDVTIKGLILMMVIGGTDTSALTVEWAMSNLLNHPQVFETTRQNIDAHMEPSSSSSNRRLLKEDDQVNMDYLNNVVSETLRLCPVAPLMVPHFSSSDCVIGGFDIPRDTIVLVNLWAIHRDPSVWDDPTSFKPERFERRDQLGQYSSKMMPFGLGRRVCPGLGLGRRVCHVRWLPNCSSEDSRICRLFFKI comes from the exons ATGATGACTGGAAAGAGATTCTCCGAGGAAGATGAAGGCGAAAAAGAGAAGATAAGCTCGGAGTTCCGGGAGCTAGTGGTGGAGATTCTAGAGCTCTCTGCGGCGGACAACCCAGCCGATTTTTTGCCGGCTCTAAGGTGGTATGACTACAAAGGTTACATCAAGAGAGCAAAGAGGGTTGGAGAAAAGATGGATAGTTTATTACAAGGGTTTTTGGATGAACATAGAGCTAACAGAGGAAGAATGGAGTTTAAGAACACCATGATTGCTCATTTGCTTGATTCTCAAGAAAAGGAGCCTCATTACTACAATGATGTTACCATCAAAGGTCTCATTCtg ATGATGGTAATAGGAGGCACAGATACATCGGCTTTAACCGTAGAATGGGCAATGTCAAATCTATTAAACCATCCACAAGTATTTGAGACAACGAGACAAAATATTGATGCTCACATGGAACCATCATCGTCATCAAGTAATCGTCGTTTGTTAAAAGAAGATGATCAGGTGAACATGGACTACTTGAACAACGTTGTATCCGAGACACTAAGGCTATGCCCTGTGGCTCCACTTATGGTTCCTCATTTCTCATCTTCTGATTGTGTCATCGGTGGGTTCGATATTCCACGTGATACAATCGTGTTGGTTAACTTGTGGGCTATACATAGAGATCCAAGCGTGTGGGATGATCCAACGTCGTTTAAGCCGGAGAGATTTGAAAGGAGAGATCAGCTTGGACAGTATAGTAGTAAGATGATGCCGTTTGGTTTAGGGAGACGGGTTTGTCCCGGGTTGGGTTTAGGGAGACGGGTTTGTCACGTGAGGTGGCTTCCGAATTGCTCTTCTGAAGATTCAAGAATATGTAGATTGTTTTTTAAGATATGA
- the LOC130508344 gene encoding cytochrome P450 81D11-like has translation MDVAQLLILSSLFLFISTKILLTRSKRKINLPPSPAISLPLIGHLHLLKPPLHRSFLSLSKSIGNAPIFKLWLGNRLVYVISSRSMAEECFTGNDVVLANRPKFIVSKHVGYNSTHLLAASYGDHWRNLRRITAVEIFSTQRLNSFLHIRKDEIQRLISRLSLDSLHGFVEVEMKSLLANLASNNVIRMVAGKRYYGEENDEAKSVRQLVAEMVTSAGAGNPADYLSIVRWFTNYEKRIKNLGNRFDALLQRIVDEKRADKEKGQTMIDSLLSLQETQPEYYTDVLIKGLILTLTVGGTDTSAVTLEWAMSNLLNHPEVLRKARNEIDDKIGFDRLVDEPDIVNLPYLQNIVSETLRLYPAVPLLLPHVSSDDCKVAGYDIPRGTIVLTNVWAMHRDPTLWDDPELFKPERFEKEGEADKLLPFGMGRRACPGAGLAQRLVTLVLATLIQCFEWERVGEELVDMTEEKGATLPKLVPLRTMCKSRPIVGKQI, from the exons atggacGTTGCACAACTCTTaatcctctcttctctctttctctttatcTCCACCAAAATCTTGCTCACAAGATCCAAACGGAAAATTAACCTGCCACCGTCTCCGGCGATCTCTTTGCCATTAATAGGCCACCTCCACCTCCTCAAGCCACCGCTCCACCGCTCATTCCTTTCCCTCTCCAAATCCATAGGAAATGCTCCAATCTTCAAACTATGGCTCGGAAACCGCCTCGTTTATGTCATCTCCTCACGTTCAATGGCCGAAGAGTGTTTCACTGGTAACGACGTCGTTCTTGCAAATCGTCCCAAGTTCATAGTGAGCAAACATGTAGGCTACAACTCCACCCATTTACTCGCGGCATCTTACGGCGACCACTGGAGGAATCTCCGACGCATAACGGCCGTAGAGATATTCTCGACTCAGAGACTTAATTCGTTTTTGCATATCCGTAAGGACGAGATCCAACGCCTCATCTCACGTCTTTCCCTAGACTCCTTACAC GGTTTTGTGGAGGTGGAGATGAAATCACTATTAGCCAATTTGGCATCCAATAACGTCATCAGAATGGTGGCCGGAAAGCGATACTACGGTGAAGAAAACGACGAAGCTAAGTCAGTGAGGCAACTTGTGGCGGAGATGGTGACCAGCGCCGGTGCTGGGAACCCAGCTGATTATCTTTCGATCGTTCGTTGGTTCACCAATTATGAAAAGCGAATCAAGAACTTGGGGAATCGGTTTGATGCCTTATTACAGAGGATTGTCGATGAGAAACGTGCAGATAAAGAAAAAGGTCAAACTATGATCGATAGTTTGCTTTCTCTCCAAGAAACCCAACCCGAGTACTACACGGATGTCCTCATCAAAGGACTCATACTC ACTCTGACAGTTGGAGGGACAGATACCTCAGCGGTGACACTCGAATGGGCCATGTCAAATTTGTTGAACCATCCAGAAGTACTAAGAAAAGCGAGAAACGAAATAGATGATAAGATCGGTTTTGACCGGTTAGTAGACGAACCGGATATTGTCAATCTCCCTTATCTCCAAAACATTGTGTCAGAAACACTACGCTTGTATCCTGCGGTTCCGTTACTACTACCTCATGTGTCCTCGGATGATTGTAAAGTGGCGGGATACGATATCCCACGTGGTACGATAGTGTTGACTAACGTGTGGGCTATGCATAGAGACCCAACGTTATGGGACGATCCGGAGCTATTCAAGCCAGAGAGATTTGAAAAAGAAGGAGAGGCTGATAAGCTATTGCCATTTGGGATGGGACGAAGAGCTTGTCCTGGAGCTGGACTTGCTCAACGATTAGTGACTCTGGTTCTTGCAACTTTGATTCAATGTTTCGAATGGGAAAGAGTTGGTGAGGAACTTGTAGACATGACTGAAGAAAAAGGAGCCACGCTGCCCAAACTAGTGCCGTTGAGAACCATGTGCAAATCACGTCCCATTGTTGGTAAACAGATATAA
- the LOC130508347 gene encoding cytochrome P450 81Q32-like — MDYSLLIPTILITVLITKLLLRLYQSNKNLPPSPRLCFPIIGHLHLLRQPLLHRTLLRLSHSLGPVFSLRLGSRLAVIVSSPAAAEECFLTKNDIVLANRPRFIMGKYVAYDYTSMVTAPYGDHWRNLRRITALEVFSTHRLNGSAEIRQDEVKRLLQKLHGLSVQRPAKCLLFQVTVVEINRHLQSYLTPPAETIRCTIINFLFL; from the exons ATGGATTATAGTTTACTTATCCCCACCATTCTTATTACTGTTCTCATCACCAAGTTGTTACTCCGACTCTATCAATCCAACAAAAACCTTCCGCCGTCGCCACGTCTCTGTTTTCCGATCATTGGTCACCTTCACCTCCTCAGACAACCGTTGCTTCACCGCACTCTCCTCCGTCTCTCGCACTCCCTCGGCCCCGTATTCTCTCTCCGCCTAGGCTCTCGCCTCGCCGTTATCGTGTCGTCTCCAGCCGCAGCCGAAGAATGTTTTTTGACGAAAAACGACATAGTCTTGGCGAACCGGCCTCGTTTCATCATGGGCAAGTACGTCGCTTATGACTACACCTCCATGGTAACGGCTCCTTACGGTGACCACTGGCGAAACCTCCGTCGCATCACCGCCTTGGAAGTCTTTTCAACGCATCGACTCAACGGCTCAGCAGAAATCCGACAAGACGAAGTTAAGAGGCTTCTGCAAAAGCTTCACGGTTTATCCGTCCAACGCCCGGCTAAA TGTTTACTTTTTCAGGTTACGGTTGTGGAAATCAATCGCCACCTCCAAAGCTACCTTACTCCTCCGGCGGAAACAATCCGTTGTACGATCATCAACTTCCTCTTCTTATGA
- the LOC130508343 gene encoding cytochrome P450 81D11-like: MEEAQTLTFALLFLVLTLIFFIRRNRIKRKPKLPPSPPFALPVIGHLRLLKPPLHRVFFSVSQSLGGAPIFSLRLGSRLVFVVSSHSIAEECFTKNDVVLANRPNTIASKYVSYDHTTVVTAPYGEHWRNLRRIGAVEIFSAHRLNRFLSIRQDEVRRLIVRLSRNSSHDFIKVEIKSMFSDLTFNNIIRMVAGKRYYGDGAEENSEAKHVRQVIADLMSVFGAGNAVDYLPVLRWVTGFEKRVKELAGRFDEFLQGLVDERRAAKENGNTMIDHLLSLQETQPEYYTDRTIKGTILSLILAGTDTSAVTLEWALSSLLNHPEELSKAREEIDSKVGFNRLVEESDISNLPCLQNIVSETLRLYPAGPLSVPHVASEDCKVGGYDMPQGTTLLVNLWAMHRDPQLWDDPETFKPERFEKEGVAHKLMTFGLGRRACPGSGLAQRLVSLTLASLIQCFEWERVGEEEVDMTEAGGVTMPKARPLVAMCRARTFVGKILNESA; this comes from the exons ATGGAAGAAGCTCAGACACTAACGTTCGCACTACTCTTCCTTGTTCTTactctcatcttcttcatccgaAGGAACAGAATCAAGCGTAAGCCGAAACTTCCTCCGAGTCCACCTTTCGCGCTTCCAGTCATCGGCCACCTCCGCTTACTCAAGCCACCGCTCCACCGCGTTTTCTTTTCAGTTTCTCAGTCCCTAGGCGGTGCTCCCATCTTCTCCCTCCGTCTCGGCAGCCGACTCGTGTTCGTCGTCTCTTCGCACTCAATCGCAGAGGAATGTTTCACGAAGAACGACGTCGTACTAGCGAACCGGCCAAACACTATCGCTTCCAAATACGTCTCATATGACCACACAACCGTGGTCACAGCTCCGTATGGTGAACACTGGAGAAACCTCCGTCGCATAGGCGCCGTCGAGATATTCTCGGCTCACCGCCTCAATAGATTTCTGTCTATACGCCAGGACGAGGTCAGGCGGCTTATAGTTCGTCTGTCACGCAACTCTTCACAT GATTTTATCAAGGTGGAGATCAAGTCAATGTTTTCCGACTTAACATTTAACAATATCATCCGCATGGTGGCCGGAAAACGTTACTACGGGGATGGTGCAGAGGAAAACTCGGAGGCCAAACACGTAAGGCAGGTTATCGCGGACCTGATGAGTGTTTTTGGTGCCGGAAATGCTGTTGACTATTTACCTGTCCTGCGTTGGGTCACGGGTTTCGAGAAACGTGTTAAAGAGCTAGCTGGTAGGTTTGATGAGTTCTTGCAAGGATTGGTTGATGAAAGGCGAGCAGCTAAGGAGAACGGAAACACGATGATCGATCACTTGCTTTCTCTGCAAGAAACACAACCAGAGTACTACACGGACCGCACCATCAAAGGAACCATACTC TCTTTGATTTTGGCGGGCACTGATACATCAGCGGTAACGTTGGAATGGGCCTTGTCGAGTTTGCTGAACCATCCAGAGGAATTGAGCAAGGCGAGAGAAGAAATCGACAGTAAAGTTGGTTTCAACAGGCTTGTGGAGGAATCAGACATCTCCAACCTTCCTTGTCTTCAGAACATTGTGTCTGAAACATTACGTCTATACCCTGCGGGGCCTTTGTCGGTGCCTCACGTCGCATCGGAAGACTGTAAAGTAGGAGGGTATGATATGCCACAAGGGACGACACTATTGGTGAATCTATGGGCTATGCACAGAGATCCTCAGCTATGGGATGATCCCGAGACTTTCAAGCCAGAGAGGTTCGAGAAAGAAGGCGTGGCTCATAAGCTAATGACGTTCGGGTTAGGAAGAAGGGCGTGTCCTGGATCAGGACTGGCTCAACGGCTGGTGAGCTTGACTCTCGCGTCTTTGATTCAATGTTTTGAATGGGAGAGGGTTGGAGAAGAAGAGGTGGATATGACTGAAGCTGGAGGAGTCACAATGCCTAAAGCTAGACCTCTGGTAGCCATGTGTAGAGCACGTACCTTTGTTGGTAAAATCCTTAACGAGTCCGCTTAG
- the LOC130508348 gene encoding DNA polymerase delta small subunit-like, which produces MYVVVLYEQKDKPSSALESRPCSTDSSCGNCCNFVEFTSKLLSGQNMSSKDQSLLYEPIKELDITLNQIDAGVSVDIISGVNDPVTLHYLNRFASKLS; this is translated from the exons ATGTACGTGGTTGTTTTGTATGAGCAGAAAGACAAGCCTTCCTCTGCTTTAGA ATCTAGGCCTTGCAGCACAGATAGTTCATGTGGTAATTGCTGCAACTTTGTTGAATTCACCAGTAAACTGTTATCCGGACAG AACATGTCCTCCAAAGATCAGTCATTACTGTATGAGCCCATCAAAGAGCTTGATATCACGTTAAACCAA ATAGATGCAGGAGTTTCAGTAGATATAATTTCAGGCGTGAATGATCCAGTAACTTTGCATTACCTCAACAGGTTTGCAAGTAAATTATCTTAA
- the LOC108823630 gene encoding uncharacterized protein LOC108823630, whose amino-acid sequence MSSMKPSRSDEIPDLDQQIKNTNQIRAGFDSLAPKRPTKPTRSEPGPFGCFSTPDPTTDHPEADKFQTLQSQTHGNILHEGGSAAVQDEFLETEYYTNLTAIDKQHHTTGSGFINVGKEDGGEETVIAAAAMGDGGEKAVYRSNPATNEWIPAVEEGFASESSSKPNRSESS is encoded by the exons ATGAGTTCGATGAAGCCAAGCAGGAGCGACGAGATACCCGACCTGGATCAACAGATCAAGAACACCAACCAGATCAGAGCTGGTTTTGACTCCTTGGCCCCTAAACGACCCACTAAACCCACCCGGAGCGAGCCAGGCCCTTTCGGATGTTTCTCTACTCCCGACCCAACCACTGACCATCCGGAGGCTGACAAGTTCCAAACTCTCCAGTCACAAACTCAT GGTAATATTCTGCATGAAGGAGGTTCAGCTGCTGTTCAAGATGAGTTCCTGGAGACAGAGTATTACACGAATCTCACCGCCATTGATAAGCAACATCACACG ACCGGAAGTGGGTTTATAAATGTGGGGAAGGAAGACGGCGGTGAAGAGACCGTTATAGCCGCCGCTGCAATGGGAGACGGAGGCGAAAAGGCTGTTTACAGAAGCAACCCGGCGACGAACGAGTGGATTCCTGCGGTGGAGGAGGGCTTTGCTTCAGAATCTTCGTCTAAACCGAATCGGAGCGAGAGTTcttga